The proteins below come from a single Eucalyptus grandis isolate ANBG69807.140 chromosome 3, ASM1654582v1, whole genome shotgun sequence genomic window:
- the LOC104438273 gene encoding proline-rich receptor-like protein kinase PERK1 isoform X3: protein MPCLWFGYFTHELVPNNTLDFHIHGAVFLSFSGPEGLAHAYEELQVILISRELIYLWLRIRAQAMSTPLPVSSLSSPAGTNTTVPPLAATTTSAFPLPSASSGSPPRTISAEAVVVRVGVAVVVGVGLLLIRFKKKGWRLCSTSSSNDLGVSGSHFPFDALEKSTNGFSGANLLGEGSFGHVYRGVLSTGKDVAVKRLKVGSVQGEREFLTEVEIISRVHHKHVVSLVGYCTTGSERILVYELVPNKTLAFHLHGNPVSQQLASKPWESESKTHDYSTPGEEQPTLNWPSRLKIALGAAEGLAYLHEGCDPIIIHRDIKAANILVDLEFKAKIADFGLAKFTPDANSHVSNNVKGTIGYLDPEYLSSGNSTEKSDVFSFGVVLLELITGRRAMNMGVSLVNSVRPQLTRYLEDGKFDSLVDPGLQNYDRVEMARMVRCAAACVLPSGECRPKMSKIVRALEGDLPLSDLIGGMKCGPGNRQTRGRGLLRLWSRPRKVQKDARTRQQPGSSSAGLSRPIAQDLEMGRM from the exons ATGCCGTGTCTTTGGTTTGGATACTTCACGCACGAGTTGGTGCCTAACAACACCTTGGACTTCCACATACATG gAGCTGTTTTTCTTTCGTTCTCAGGACCCGAAGGACTAGCACACGCTTATGAGGAAT TGCAGGTCATCCTAATATCAAGGGAGCTAATTTACTTGTGGCTTCGAATTCGAGCCCAAG CAATGTCAACTCCACTTCCGGTCTCCTCGCTGTCTTCACCGGCAGGGACCAACACCACTGTGCCGCCTCTggccgccaccaccacctcgGCATTTCCTCTACCGTCAGCTTCTTCCGGGTCCCCTCCGCGCACCATATCGGCAGAGGCGGTCGTGGTGCGGGTGGGGGTGGCGGTCGTGGTGGGGGTGGGCTTGCTGTTAATACGTTTCAAGAAAAAGGGATGGCGGCTTTGCTCCACATCCTCTAGCAATGATCTCGGTGTCAGCGGGTCCCATTTCCCTTTTGACGCTTTAGAGAAGTCGACTAATGGCTTCTCAGGGGCAAATCTACTTGGAGAAGGTAGTTTTGGGCACGTGTACCGCGGAGTCCTTTCGACCGGAAAAGATGTAGCAGTGAAGCGACTGAAGGTAGGGAGCGTCCAGGGAGAACGTGAGTTTCTAACTGAGGTTGAAATAATAAGCCGAGTCCATCACAAGCATGTCGTGTCTTTGGTTGGATACTGCACAACCGGGTCCGAGCGCATCCTCGTGTACGAGTTGGTGCCTAACAAAACCTTGGCGTTCCACTTACATG GAAATCCCGTAAGCCAACAGCTAGCTAGCAAACCCTGGGAGAGCGAGTCCAAGACCCACGACTACAGTACTCCAG GAGAGGAACAACCGACCCTTAATTGGCCAAGTAGACTGAAAATAGCTTTGGGGGCTGCCGAAGGACTAGCATATCTTCATGAGGGTT GTGATCCTATCATCATACATCGGGATATCAAGGCAGCTAACATACTTGTGGACCTTGAATTCAAGGCAAAG ATTGCGGATTTTGGACTCGCAAAATTTACTCCTGATGCAAATAGTCATGTGTCTAACAATGTGAAGGGCACCATTGG GTACCTTGATCCAGAATACCTTTCGAGTGGGAATTCAACAGAAAAATCGGACGTTTTCTCTTTCGGGGTCGTGCTCTTGGAGTTGATTACTGGTCGCAGGGCTATGAATATGGGCGTTAGTCTGGTTAATTCG GTGAGGCCTCAGCTCACACGATATCTGGAAGATGGAAAATTCGACTCTCTTGTTGATCCTGGGCTGCAGAATTACGACCGCGTTGAGATGGCTCGTATGGTCCGATGCGCTGCCGCTTGTGTGCTTCCTTCGGGGGAGTGTCGACCGAAGATGAGTAAG ATTGTTCGAGCCCTCGAAGGAGATCTGCCTCTTTCTGACCTTATTGGTGGGATGAAATGTGGGCCGGGAAACCGCCAAACCCGGGGGCGGGGATTGCTCAGACTGTGGTCAAGGCCTCGAAAAGTCCAAAAAGATGCCAGAACACGGCAG caGCCTGGCTCGAGCAGCGCGGGCCTTAGCCGCCCTATAGCCCAAGATCTGGAGATGGGAAGGATGTAG
- the LOC104438273 gene encoding proline-rich receptor-like protein kinase PERK1 isoform X4 — protein MPAAVEGPLSTDWLRRQNGRDIRLACRVEEPRQAMSTPLPVSSLSSPAGTNTTVPPLAATTTSAFPLPSASSGSPPRTISAEAVVVRVGVAVVVGVGLLLIRFKKKGWRLCSTSSSNDLGVSGSHFPFDALEKSTNGFSGANLLGEGSFGHVYRGVLSTGKDVAVKRLKVGSVQGEREFLTEVEIISRVHHKHVVSLVGYCTTGSERILVYELVPNKTLAFHLHGNPVSQQLASKPWESESKTHDYSTPGEEQPTLNWPSRLKIALGAAEGLAYLHEGCDPIIIHRDIKAANILVDLEFKAKIADFGLAKFTPDANSHVSNNVKGTIGYLDPEYLSSGNSTEKSDVFSFGVVLLELITGRRAMNMGVSLVNSVRPQLTRYLEDGKFDSLVDPGLQNYDRVEMARMVRCAAACVLPSGECRPKMSKIVRALEGDLPLSDLIGGMKCGPGNRQTRGRGLLRLWSRPRKVQKDARTRQQPGSSSAGLSRPIAQDLEMGRM, from the exons ATGCCCGCAGCAGTCGAAGGGCCTCTTTCGACTGACTGGCTTCGCCGCCAAAACGGACGCGATATCCGTCTTGCATGCCGTGTTGAAGAACCGAGACAAG CAATGTCAACTCCACTTCCGGTCTCCTCGCTGTCTTCACCGGCAGGGACCAACACCACTGTGCCGCCTCTggccgccaccaccacctcgGCATTTCCTCTACCGTCAGCTTCTTCCGGGTCCCCTCCGCGCACCATATCGGCAGAGGCGGTCGTGGTGCGGGTGGGGGTGGCGGTCGTGGTGGGGGTGGGCTTGCTGTTAATACGTTTCAAGAAAAAGGGATGGCGGCTTTGCTCCACATCCTCTAGCAATGATCTCGGTGTCAGCGGGTCCCATTTCCCTTTTGACGCTTTAGAGAAGTCGACTAATGGCTTCTCAGGGGCAAATCTACTTGGAGAAGGTAGTTTTGGGCACGTGTACCGCGGAGTCCTTTCGACCGGAAAAGATGTAGCAGTGAAGCGACTGAAGGTAGGGAGCGTCCAGGGAGAACGTGAGTTTCTAACTGAGGTTGAAATAATAAGCCGAGTCCATCACAAGCATGTCGTGTCTTTGGTTGGATACTGCACAACCGGGTCCGAGCGCATCCTCGTGTACGAGTTGGTGCCTAACAAAACCTTGGCGTTCCACTTACATG GAAATCCCGTAAGCCAACAGCTAGCTAGCAAACCCTGGGAGAGCGAGTCCAAGACCCACGACTACAGTACTCCAG GAGAGGAACAACCGACCCTTAATTGGCCAAGTAGACTGAAAATAGCTTTGGGGGCTGCCGAAGGACTAGCATATCTTCATGAGGGTT GTGATCCTATCATCATACATCGGGATATCAAGGCAGCTAACATACTTGTGGACCTTGAATTCAAGGCAAAG ATTGCGGATTTTGGACTCGCAAAATTTACTCCTGATGCAAATAGTCATGTGTCTAACAATGTGAAGGGCACCATTGG GTACCTTGATCCAGAATACCTTTCGAGTGGGAATTCAACAGAAAAATCGGACGTTTTCTCTTTCGGGGTCGTGCTCTTGGAGTTGATTACTGGTCGCAGGGCTATGAATATGGGCGTTAGTCTGGTTAATTCG GTGAGGCCTCAGCTCACACGATATCTGGAAGATGGAAAATTCGACTCTCTTGTTGATCCTGGGCTGCAGAATTACGACCGCGTTGAGATGGCTCGTATGGTCCGATGCGCTGCCGCTTGTGTGCTTCCTTCGGGGGAGTGTCGACCGAAGATGAGTAAG ATTGTTCGAGCCCTCGAAGGAGATCTGCCTCTTTCTGACCTTATTGGTGGGATGAAATGTGGGCCGGGAAACCGCCAAACCCGGGGGCGGGGATTGCTCAGACTGTGGTCAAGGCCTCGAAAAGTCCAAAAAGATGCCAGAACACGGCAG caGCCTGGCTCGAGCAGCGCGGGCCTTAGCCGCCCTATAGCCCAAGATCTGGAGATGGGAAGGATGTAG
- the LOC104438273 gene encoding proline-rich receptor-like protein kinase PERK1 isoform X7 has product MSTPLPVSSLSSPAGTNTTVPPLAATTTSAFPLPSASSGSPPRTISAEAVVVRVGVAVVVGVGLLLIRFKKKGWRLCSTSSSNDLGVSGSHFPFDALEKSTNGFSGANLLGEGSFGHVYRGVLSTGKDVAVKRLKVGSVQGEREFLTEVEIISRVHHKHVVSLVGYCTTGSERILVYELVPNKTLAFHLHGNPVSQQLASKPWESESKTHDYSTPGEEQPTLNWPSRLKIALGAAEGLAYLHEGCDPIIIHRDIKAANILVDLEFKAKIADFGLAKFTPDANSHVSNNVKGTIGYLDPEYLSSGNSTEKSDVFSFGVVLLELITGRRAMNMGVSLVNSVRPQLTRYLEDGKFDSLVDPGLQNYDRVEMARMVRCAAACVLPSGECRPKMSKIVRALEGDLPLSDLIGGMKCGPGNRQTRGRGLLRLWSRPRKVQKDARTRQQPGSSSAGLSRPIAQDLEMGRM; this is encoded by the exons ATGTCAACTCCACTTCCGGTCTCCTCGCTGTCTTCACCGGCAGGGACCAACACCACTGTGCCGCCTCTggccgccaccaccacctcgGCATTTCCTCTACCGTCAGCTTCTTCCGGGTCCCCTCCGCGCACCATATCGGCAGAGGCGGTCGTGGTGCGGGTGGGGGTGGCGGTCGTGGTGGGGGTGGGCTTGCTGTTAATACGTTTCAAGAAAAAGGGATGGCGGCTTTGCTCCACATCCTCTAGCAATGATCTCGGTGTCAGCGGGTCCCATTTCCCTTTTGACGCTTTAGAGAAGTCGACTAATGGCTTCTCAGGGGCAAATCTACTTGGAGAAGGTAGTTTTGGGCACGTGTACCGCGGAGTCCTTTCGACCGGAAAAGATGTAGCAGTGAAGCGACTGAAGGTAGGGAGCGTCCAGGGAGAACGTGAGTTTCTAACTGAGGTTGAAATAATAAGCCGAGTCCATCACAAGCATGTCGTGTCTTTGGTTGGATACTGCACAACCGGGTCCGAGCGCATCCTCGTGTACGAGTTGGTGCCTAACAAAACCTTGGCGTTCCACTTACATG GAAATCCCGTAAGCCAACAGCTAGCTAGCAAACCCTGGGAGAGCGAGTCCAAGACCCACGACTACAGTACTCCAG GAGAGGAACAACCGACCCTTAATTGGCCAAGTAGACTGAAAATAGCTTTGGGGGCTGCCGAAGGACTAGCATATCTTCATGAGGGTT GTGATCCTATCATCATACATCGGGATATCAAGGCAGCTAACATACTTGTGGACCTTGAATTCAAGGCAAAG ATTGCGGATTTTGGACTCGCAAAATTTACTCCTGATGCAAATAGTCATGTGTCTAACAATGTGAAGGGCACCATTGG GTACCTTGATCCAGAATACCTTTCGAGTGGGAATTCAACAGAAAAATCGGACGTTTTCTCTTTCGGGGTCGTGCTCTTGGAGTTGATTACTGGTCGCAGGGCTATGAATATGGGCGTTAGTCTGGTTAATTCG GTGAGGCCTCAGCTCACACGATATCTGGAAGATGGAAAATTCGACTCTCTTGTTGATCCTGGGCTGCAGAATTACGACCGCGTTGAGATGGCTCGTATGGTCCGATGCGCTGCCGCTTGTGTGCTTCCTTCGGGGGAGTGTCGACCGAAGATGAGTAAG ATTGTTCGAGCCCTCGAAGGAGATCTGCCTCTTTCTGACCTTATTGGTGGGATGAAATGTGGGCCGGGAAACCGCCAAACCCGGGGGCGGGGATTGCTCAGACTGTGGTCAAGGCCTCGAAAAGTCCAAAAAGATGCCAGAACACGGCAG caGCCTGGCTCGAGCAGCGCGGGCCTTAGCCGCCCTATAGCCCAAGATCTGGAGATGGGAAGGATGTAG
- the LOC104438273 gene encoding proline-rich receptor-like protein kinase PERK1 isoform X6, whose translation MGKKKKPSAMSTPLPVSSLSSPAGTNTTVPPLAATTTSAFPLPSASSGSPPRTISAEAVVVRVGVAVVVGVGLLLIRFKKKGWRLCSTSSSNDLGVSGSHFPFDALEKSTNGFSGANLLGEGSFGHVYRGVLSTGKDVAVKRLKVGSVQGEREFLTEVEIISRVHHKHVVSLVGYCTTGSERILVYELVPNKTLAFHLHGNPVSQQLASKPWESESKTHDYSTPGEEQPTLNWPSRLKIALGAAEGLAYLHEGCDPIIIHRDIKAANILVDLEFKAKIADFGLAKFTPDANSHVSNNVKGTIGYLDPEYLSSGNSTEKSDVFSFGVVLLELITGRRAMNMGVSLVNSVRPQLTRYLEDGKFDSLVDPGLQNYDRVEMARMVRCAAACVLPSGECRPKMSKIVRALEGDLPLSDLIGGMKCGPGNRQTRGRGLLRLWSRPRKVQKDARTRQQPGSSSAGLSRPIAQDLEMGRM comes from the exons atggggaaaaagaaaaagcctagCG CAATGTCAACTCCACTTCCGGTCTCCTCGCTGTCTTCACCGGCAGGGACCAACACCACTGTGCCGCCTCTggccgccaccaccacctcgGCATTTCCTCTACCGTCAGCTTCTTCCGGGTCCCCTCCGCGCACCATATCGGCAGAGGCGGTCGTGGTGCGGGTGGGGGTGGCGGTCGTGGTGGGGGTGGGCTTGCTGTTAATACGTTTCAAGAAAAAGGGATGGCGGCTTTGCTCCACATCCTCTAGCAATGATCTCGGTGTCAGCGGGTCCCATTTCCCTTTTGACGCTTTAGAGAAGTCGACTAATGGCTTCTCAGGGGCAAATCTACTTGGAGAAGGTAGTTTTGGGCACGTGTACCGCGGAGTCCTTTCGACCGGAAAAGATGTAGCAGTGAAGCGACTGAAGGTAGGGAGCGTCCAGGGAGAACGTGAGTTTCTAACTGAGGTTGAAATAATAAGCCGAGTCCATCACAAGCATGTCGTGTCTTTGGTTGGATACTGCACAACCGGGTCCGAGCGCATCCTCGTGTACGAGTTGGTGCCTAACAAAACCTTGGCGTTCCACTTACATG GAAATCCCGTAAGCCAACAGCTAGCTAGCAAACCCTGGGAGAGCGAGTCCAAGACCCACGACTACAGTACTCCAG GAGAGGAACAACCGACCCTTAATTGGCCAAGTAGACTGAAAATAGCTTTGGGGGCTGCCGAAGGACTAGCATATCTTCATGAGGGTT GTGATCCTATCATCATACATCGGGATATCAAGGCAGCTAACATACTTGTGGACCTTGAATTCAAGGCAAAG ATTGCGGATTTTGGACTCGCAAAATTTACTCCTGATGCAAATAGTCATGTGTCTAACAATGTGAAGGGCACCATTGG GTACCTTGATCCAGAATACCTTTCGAGTGGGAATTCAACAGAAAAATCGGACGTTTTCTCTTTCGGGGTCGTGCTCTTGGAGTTGATTACTGGTCGCAGGGCTATGAATATGGGCGTTAGTCTGGTTAATTCG GTGAGGCCTCAGCTCACACGATATCTGGAAGATGGAAAATTCGACTCTCTTGTTGATCCTGGGCTGCAGAATTACGACCGCGTTGAGATGGCTCGTATGGTCCGATGCGCTGCCGCTTGTGTGCTTCCTTCGGGGGAGTGTCGACCGAAGATGAGTAAG ATTGTTCGAGCCCTCGAAGGAGATCTGCCTCTTTCTGACCTTATTGGTGGGATGAAATGTGGGCCGGGAAACCGCCAAACCCGGGGGCGGGGATTGCTCAGACTGTGGTCAAGGCCTCGAAAAGTCCAAAAAGATGCCAGAACACGGCAG caGCCTGGCTCGAGCAGCGCGGGCCTTAGCCGCCCTATAGCCCAAGATCTGGAGATGGGAAGGATGTAG
- the LOC104438273 gene encoding proline-rich receptor-like protein kinase PERK1 isoform X5: protein MRNVILISRELIYLWLRIRAQAMSTPLPVSSLSSPAGTNTTVPPLAATTTSAFPLPSASSGSPPRTISAEAVVVRVGVAVVVGVGLLLIRFKKKGWRLCSTSSSNDLGVSGSHFPFDALEKSTNGFSGANLLGEGSFGHVYRGVLSTGKDVAVKRLKVGSVQGEREFLTEVEIISRVHHKHVVSLVGYCTTGSERILVYELVPNKTLAFHLHGNPVSQQLASKPWESESKTHDYSTPGEEQPTLNWPSRLKIALGAAEGLAYLHEGCDPIIIHRDIKAANILVDLEFKAKIADFGLAKFTPDANSHVSNNVKGTIGYLDPEYLSSGNSTEKSDVFSFGVVLLELITGRRAMNMGVSLVNSVRPQLTRYLEDGKFDSLVDPGLQNYDRVEMARMVRCAAACVLPSGECRPKMSKIVRALEGDLPLSDLIGGMKCGPGNRQTRGRGLLRLWSRPRKVQKDARTRQQPGSSSAGLSRPIAQDLEMGRM from the exons ATGAGGAAT GTCATCCTAATATCAAGGGAGCTAATTTACTTGTGGCTTCGAATTCGAGCCCAAG CAATGTCAACTCCACTTCCGGTCTCCTCGCTGTCTTCACCGGCAGGGACCAACACCACTGTGCCGCCTCTggccgccaccaccacctcgGCATTTCCTCTACCGTCAGCTTCTTCCGGGTCCCCTCCGCGCACCATATCGGCAGAGGCGGTCGTGGTGCGGGTGGGGGTGGCGGTCGTGGTGGGGGTGGGCTTGCTGTTAATACGTTTCAAGAAAAAGGGATGGCGGCTTTGCTCCACATCCTCTAGCAATGATCTCGGTGTCAGCGGGTCCCATTTCCCTTTTGACGCTTTAGAGAAGTCGACTAATGGCTTCTCAGGGGCAAATCTACTTGGAGAAGGTAGTTTTGGGCACGTGTACCGCGGAGTCCTTTCGACCGGAAAAGATGTAGCAGTGAAGCGACTGAAGGTAGGGAGCGTCCAGGGAGAACGTGAGTTTCTAACTGAGGTTGAAATAATAAGCCGAGTCCATCACAAGCATGTCGTGTCTTTGGTTGGATACTGCACAACCGGGTCCGAGCGCATCCTCGTGTACGAGTTGGTGCCTAACAAAACCTTGGCGTTCCACTTACATG GAAATCCCGTAAGCCAACAGCTAGCTAGCAAACCCTGGGAGAGCGAGTCCAAGACCCACGACTACAGTACTCCAG GAGAGGAACAACCGACCCTTAATTGGCCAAGTAGACTGAAAATAGCTTTGGGGGCTGCCGAAGGACTAGCATATCTTCATGAGGGTT GTGATCCTATCATCATACATCGGGATATCAAGGCAGCTAACATACTTGTGGACCTTGAATTCAAGGCAAAG ATTGCGGATTTTGGACTCGCAAAATTTACTCCTGATGCAAATAGTCATGTGTCTAACAATGTGAAGGGCACCATTGG GTACCTTGATCCAGAATACCTTTCGAGTGGGAATTCAACAGAAAAATCGGACGTTTTCTCTTTCGGGGTCGTGCTCTTGGAGTTGATTACTGGTCGCAGGGCTATGAATATGGGCGTTAGTCTGGTTAATTCG GTGAGGCCTCAGCTCACACGATATCTGGAAGATGGAAAATTCGACTCTCTTGTTGATCCTGGGCTGCAGAATTACGACCGCGTTGAGATGGCTCGTATGGTCCGATGCGCTGCCGCTTGTGTGCTTCCTTCGGGGGAGTGTCGACCGAAGATGAGTAAG ATTGTTCGAGCCCTCGAAGGAGATCTGCCTCTTTCTGACCTTATTGGTGGGATGAAATGTGGGCCGGGAAACCGCCAAACCCGGGGGCGGGGATTGCTCAGACTGTGGTCAAGGCCTCGAAAAGTCCAAAAAGATGCCAGAACACGGCAG caGCCTGGCTCGAGCAGCGCGGGCCTTAGCCGCCCTATAGCCCAAGATCTGGAGATGGGAAGGATGTAG
- the LOC104438273 gene encoding proline-rich receptor-like protein kinase PERK3 isoform X1, which translates to MKPSSSPVCRVFGLDTSRTSWCLTTPWTSTYMTGVCCGLLDALDNRRHHKWGCNYNMPAAVEGPLSTDWLRRQNGRDIRLACRVEEPRQAMSTPLPVSSLSSPAGTNTTVPPLAATTTSAFPLPSASSGSPPRTISAEAVVVRVGVAVVVGVGLLLIRFKKKGWRLCSTSSSNDLGVSGSHFPFDALEKSTNGFSGANLLGEGSFGHVYRGVLSTGKDVAVKRLKVGSVQGEREFLTEVEIISRVHHKHVVSLVGYCTTGSERILVYELVPNKTLAFHLHGNPVSQQLASKPWESESKTHDYSTPGEEQPTLNWPSRLKIALGAAEGLAYLHEGCDPIIIHRDIKAANILVDLEFKAKIADFGLAKFTPDANSHVSNNVKGTIGYLDPEYLSSGNSTEKSDVFSFGVVLLELITGRRAMNMGVSLVNSVRPQLTRYLEDGKFDSLVDPGLQNYDRVEMARMVRCAAACVLPSGECRPKMSKIVRALEGDLPLSDLIGGMKCGPGNRQTRGRGLLRLWSRPRKVQKDARTRQQPGSSSAGLSRPIAQDLEMGRM; encoded by the exons ATGAAGCCGAGTTCATCACCAGTATGCCGTGTCTTTGGTTTGGATACTTCACGCACGAGTTGGTGCCTAACAACACCTTGGACTTCCACATACATG ACTGGGGTTTGTTGTGGACTTCTTGACGCACTCGACAATCGTCGGCATCATAAGTGGGGCTGCAATTATAATATGCCCGCAGCAGTCGAAGGGCCTCTTTCGACTGACTGGCTTCGCCGCCAAAACGGACGCGATATCCGTCTTGCATGCCGTGTTGAAGAACCGAGACAAG CAATGTCAACTCCACTTCCGGTCTCCTCGCTGTCTTCACCGGCAGGGACCAACACCACTGTGCCGCCTCTggccgccaccaccacctcgGCATTTCCTCTACCGTCAGCTTCTTCCGGGTCCCCTCCGCGCACCATATCGGCAGAGGCGGTCGTGGTGCGGGTGGGGGTGGCGGTCGTGGTGGGGGTGGGCTTGCTGTTAATACGTTTCAAGAAAAAGGGATGGCGGCTTTGCTCCACATCCTCTAGCAATGATCTCGGTGTCAGCGGGTCCCATTTCCCTTTTGACGCTTTAGAGAAGTCGACTAATGGCTTCTCAGGGGCAAATCTACTTGGAGAAGGTAGTTTTGGGCACGTGTACCGCGGAGTCCTTTCGACCGGAAAAGATGTAGCAGTGAAGCGACTGAAGGTAGGGAGCGTCCAGGGAGAACGTGAGTTTCTAACTGAGGTTGAAATAATAAGCCGAGTCCATCACAAGCATGTCGTGTCTTTGGTTGGATACTGCACAACCGGGTCCGAGCGCATCCTCGTGTACGAGTTGGTGCCTAACAAAACCTTGGCGTTCCACTTACATG GAAATCCCGTAAGCCAACAGCTAGCTAGCAAACCCTGGGAGAGCGAGTCCAAGACCCACGACTACAGTACTCCAG GAGAGGAACAACCGACCCTTAATTGGCCAAGTAGACTGAAAATAGCTTTGGGGGCTGCCGAAGGACTAGCATATCTTCATGAGGGTT GTGATCCTATCATCATACATCGGGATATCAAGGCAGCTAACATACTTGTGGACCTTGAATTCAAGGCAAAG ATTGCGGATTTTGGACTCGCAAAATTTACTCCTGATGCAAATAGTCATGTGTCTAACAATGTGAAGGGCACCATTGG GTACCTTGATCCAGAATACCTTTCGAGTGGGAATTCAACAGAAAAATCGGACGTTTTCTCTTTCGGGGTCGTGCTCTTGGAGTTGATTACTGGTCGCAGGGCTATGAATATGGGCGTTAGTCTGGTTAATTCG GTGAGGCCTCAGCTCACACGATATCTGGAAGATGGAAAATTCGACTCTCTTGTTGATCCTGGGCTGCAGAATTACGACCGCGTTGAGATGGCTCGTATGGTCCGATGCGCTGCCGCTTGTGTGCTTCCTTCGGGGGAGTGTCGACCGAAGATGAGTAAG ATTGTTCGAGCCCTCGAAGGAGATCTGCCTCTTTCTGACCTTATTGGTGGGATGAAATGTGGGCCGGGAAACCGCCAAACCCGGGGGCGGGGATTGCTCAGACTGTGGTCAAGGCCTCGAAAAGTCCAAAAAGATGCCAGAACACGGCAG caGCCTGGCTCGAGCAGCGCGGGCCTTAGCCGCCCTATAGCCCAAGATCTGGAGATGGGAAGGATGTAG
- the LOC104438273 gene encoding proline-rich receptor-like protein kinase PERK3 isoform X2 produces MKPSSSPVCRVFGLDTSRTSWCLTTPWTSTYMTGVCCGLLDALDNRRHHKWGCNYNMPAAVEGPLSTDWLRRQNGRDIRLACRVEEPRQAMSTPLPVSSLSSPAGTNTTVPPLAATTTSAFPLPSASSGSPPRTISAEAVVVRVGVAVVVGVGLLLIRFKKKGWRLCSTSSSNDLGVSGSHFPFDALEKSTNGFSGANLLGEGSFGHVYRGVLSTGKDVAVKRLKVGSVQGEREFLTEVEIISRVHHKHVVSLVGYCTTGSERILVYELVPNKTLAFHLHGEEQPTLNWPSRLKIALGAAEGLAYLHEGCDPIIIHRDIKAANILVDLEFKAKIADFGLAKFTPDANSHVSNNVKGTIGYLDPEYLSSGNSTEKSDVFSFGVVLLELITGRRAMNMGVSLVNSVRPQLTRYLEDGKFDSLVDPGLQNYDRVEMARMVRCAAACVLPSGECRPKMSKIVRALEGDLPLSDLIGGMKCGPGNRQTRGRGLLRLWSRPRKVQKDARTRQQPGSSSAGLSRPIAQDLEMGRM; encoded by the exons ATGAAGCCGAGTTCATCACCAGTATGCCGTGTCTTTGGTTTGGATACTTCACGCACGAGTTGGTGCCTAACAACACCTTGGACTTCCACATACATG ACTGGGGTTTGTTGTGGACTTCTTGACGCACTCGACAATCGTCGGCATCATAAGTGGGGCTGCAATTATAATATGCCCGCAGCAGTCGAAGGGCCTCTTTCGACTGACTGGCTTCGCCGCCAAAACGGACGCGATATCCGTCTTGCATGCCGTGTTGAAGAACCGAGACAAG CAATGTCAACTCCACTTCCGGTCTCCTCGCTGTCTTCACCGGCAGGGACCAACACCACTGTGCCGCCTCTggccgccaccaccacctcgGCATTTCCTCTACCGTCAGCTTCTTCCGGGTCCCCTCCGCGCACCATATCGGCAGAGGCGGTCGTGGTGCGGGTGGGGGTGGCGGTCGTGGTGGGGGTGGGCTTGCTGTTAATACGTTTCAAGAAAAAGGGATGGCGGCTTTGCTCCACATCCTCTAGCAATGATCTCGGTGTCAGCGGGTCCCATTTCCCTTTTGACGCTTTAGAGAAGTCGACTAATGGCTTCTCAGGGGCAAATCTACTTGGAGAAGGTAGTTTTGGGCACGTGTACCGCGGAGTCCTTTCGACCGGAAAAGATGTAGCAGTGAAGCGACTGAAGGTAGGGAGCGTCCAGGGAGAACGTGAGTTTCTAACTGAGGTTGAAATAATAAGCCGAGTCCATCACAAGCATGTCGTGTCTTTGGTTGGATACTGCACAACCGGGTCCGAGCGCATCCTCGTGTACGAGTTGGTGCCTAACAAAACCTTGGCGTTCCACTTACATG GAGAGGAACAACCGACCCTTAATTGGCCAAGTAGACTGAAAATAGCTTTGGGGGCTGCCGAAGGACTAGCATATCTTCATGAGGGTT GTGATCCTATCATCATACATCGGGATATCAAGGCAGCTAACATACTTGTGGACCTTGAATTCAAGGCAAAG ATTGCGGATTTTGGACTCGCAAAATTTACTCCTGATGCAAATAGTCATGTGTCTAACAATGTGAAGGGCACCATTGG GTACCTTGATCCAGAATACCTTTCGAGTGGGAATTCAACAGAAAAATCGGACGTTTTCTCTTTCGGGGTCGTGCTCTTGGAGTTGATTACTGGTCGCAGGGCTATGAATATGGGCGTTAGTCTGGTTAATTCG GTGAGGCCTCAGCTCACACGATATCTGGAAGATGGAAAATTCGACTCTCTTGTTGATCCTGGGCTGCAGAATTACGACCGCGTTGAGATGGCTCGTATGGTCCGATGCGCTGCCGCTTGTGTGCTTCCTTCGGGGGAGTGTCGACCGAAGATGAGTAAG ATTGTTCGAGCCCTCGAAGGAGATCTGCCTCTTTCTGACCTTATTGGTGGGATGAAATGTGGGCCGGGAAACCGCCAAACCCGGGGGCGGGGATTGCTCAGACTGTGGTCAAGGCCTCGAAAAGTCCAAAAAGATGCCAGAACACGGCAG caGCCTGGCTCGAGCAGCGCGGGCCTTAGCCGCCCTATAGCCCAAGATCTGGAGATGGGAAGGATGTAG